A section of the Elizabethkingia anophelis R26 genome encodes:
- a CDS encoding efflux RND transporter periplasmic adaptor subunit — protein sequence MDTKIEKKRSKLKIILLALAGVVVLGLFLGYFFRQKKTFNVKEEDLQVEKVTRGKFEDMMMITAQTQSLNSSLVNVMEGGAVKEIFTEDGKMVTKGEPLARVYNPNTEFNFMSQETGIMQQISQMRNTLLELKNQEFTQDKEILQAQNDYNTAQQNYNLQKRLYDAEIGKKTDYDMARQNLAYQQKRKQIVEQSIVNEKHSRASQIAAVNNSIAQMEKSLDVLRNNKNNFLIMSPATGRLSSFSISLGQSLTTGQSIGKVDLMGGYKLVAKIDEYYINKLHAGIKGTLESNGKEYNVIVSKVLPEVVQGQFSAELNFADNNKPDDLKIGMTFGVKLKLSADTQSLMIPKGNFFKDTNGKWIFVTENGKAVRKNISLGRENPLYYEVLSGLKEGEQVIVSDYSDYKKYEILDIKK from the coding sequence ATGGATACGAAAATAGAGAAAAAAAGATCTAAACTCAAAATTATTCTTTTAGCACTTGCCGGAGTAGTCGTTCTGGGGTTGTTTCTGGGATATTTTTTCCGTCAGAAAAAAACTTTTAATGTAAAAGAAGAAGATTTACAGGTAGAAAAGGTGACCCGTGGAAAATTTGAAGACATGATGATGATTACAGCGCAAACACAGTCATTGAACTCTTCATTAGTTAACGTAATGGAAGGAGGAGCTGTAAAAGAAATTTTCACAGAAGACGGAAAAATGGTGACAAAAGGGGAACCTTTGGCCAGAGTGTATAATCCGAATACTGAATTCAATTTTATGAGCCAGGAAACAGGAATTATGCAACAGATCAGTCAGATGAGAAATACTCTGTTGGAGCTTAAAAATCAGGAATTTACACAAGATAAAGAGATTCTTCAGGCACAAAATGATTACAATACAGCACAACAAAATTATAATCTGCAAAAAAGATTATACGATGCTGAAATAGGTAAGAAAACGGATTATGATATGGCACGCCAAAATCTGGCTTACCAGCAAAAGAGAAAGCAAATCGTAGAACAGAGTATTGTAAACGAAAAACATTCCCGGGCTTCACAGATTGCAGCAGTTAATAACTCTATTGCACAAATGGAGAAAAGTCTGGATGTACTGAGAAATAATAAAAATAACTTCCTTATTATGTCTCCTGCTACCGGGCGATTATCTTCTTTTAGTATTTCTTTGGGGCAAAGTCTTACTACAGGACAAAGCATTGGAAAGGTAGATTTGATGGGTGGCTATAAACTGGTTGCTAAAATAGATGAATACTATATCAACAAACTGCATGCAGGGATAAAAGGAACGCTGGAAAGCAATGGCAAGGAATATAATGTTATAGTATCCAAAGTATTGCCGGAAGTAGTACAGGGACAATTTTCGGCAGAACTTAATTTTGCTGATAATAACAAACCGGATGATCTGAAAATAGGAATGACTTTCGGGGTGAAACTGAAACTTTCTGCAGATACACAAAGTCTGATGATTCCTAAAGGAAACTTCTTTAAAGATACCAACGGGAAGTGGATATTTGTTACGGAAAATGGAAAAGCGGTACGTAAAAATATCAGCCTTGGAAGAGAAAACCCATTGTACTACGAAGTTTTATCCGGGCTAAAAGAAGGAGAGCAGGTCATTGTATCGGATTATTCTGATTACAAAAAATACGAAATACTAGATATTAAAAAATAA
- a CDS encoding sigma-54-dependent transcriptional regulator, producing the protein MRKKTAKILIVDDDEDILFSAKVWLKKFFTDVKTLNNPKKIIPALTEDVFDVILLDMNFRKGFENGQDGLYWMNEVKEVSPDIPIILMTAYGEVELAVEALKLGASDFILKPWNNEKLYASVNLAVDVSRKNKKLHQWESIQQTDQNYILESNSEAVQNILHTIDKIAPTDANVLLLGENGTGKYVLAEQIHRKSPRSKEPFVHIDLGSLPEGLFEAELFGYKKGAFTDAIADTAGKIENAQGGTVFLDEIGNLSLHLQAKLLTLIQNKKLSRIGETRERQMDVRFIFATNENLQQKVNEFLFRKDLYFRINTVEITIPPLRERLEDMPLFAQYFLAKYQYKYHKTLSLSEEDIKELCSYNWPGNIRELEHAMERSVILSDHRILQLSLPKPMENTSEGLSDVLNIEEMEEILIKKALKKHQGNISSAAEDLGLSRAALYRRMEKFGI; encoded by the coding sequence ATGCGAAAGAAAACAGCCAAAATATTAATTGTTGATGACGATGAAGACATTCTTTTCTCTGCAAAAGTGTGGTTGAAAAAATTTTTTACCGATGTAAAAACACTCAACAATCCAAAAAAAATTATTCCTGCGCTTACCGAAGATGTATTCGACGTTATACTTCTCGACATGAATTTCCGAAAGGGTTTTGAGAACGGACAGGATGGATTATACTGGATGAATGAAGTTAAAGAGGTATCTCCTGATATTCCTATCATACTAATGACTGCTTATGGTGAAGTTGAACTTGCTGTAGAAGCATTAAAACTAGGAGCCTCAGACTTTATTCTGAAACCATGGAATAATGAAAAACTGTATGCCTCTGTTAACCTTGCTGTAGATGTTTCGCGCAAGAACAAAAAGCTGCATCAGTGGGAAAGTATTCAGCAAACAGATCAGAACTATATTCTGGAAAGCAATTCGGAGGCTGTACAGAACATTCTCCATACCATAGATAAAATCGCACCTACCGATGCCAATGTACTTTTGCTTGGTGAAAATGGTACTGGTAAATATGTTTTGGCAGAGCAAATCCACAGAAAATCTCCACGCAGTAAAGAACCGTTTGTACATATCGACCTGGGAAGCTTACCCGAAGGGCTTTTTGAAGCAGAACTCTTTGGCTATAAAAAAGGAGCTTTTACAGATGCGATTGCTGACACAGCAGGAAAAATAGAAAACGCCCAGGGCGGTACTGTTTTTCTGGACGAAATCGGAAACCTGTCACTGCACCTCCAGGCTAAGCTTCTGACCCTTATTCAGAATAAAAAACTATCCCGTATCGGAGAAACCCGGGAACGGCAAATGGATGTCCGCTTTATTTTCGCGACCAATGAGAATCTTCAGCAGAAAGTAAACGAATTTTTATTCAGAAAAGACCTTTATTTCAGAATCAATACGGTGGAGATTACCATTCCTCCTTTACGGGAACGTTTGGAAGACATGCCTTTGTTTGCACAATACTTTCTTGCAAAATACCAATACAAATACCATAAAACATTATCTCTTTCTGAGGAAGATATAAAAGAATTATGCAGTTATAACTGGCCGGGAAATATCCGTGAACTGGAGCATGCTATGGAAAGAAGTGTTATCCTCTCCGATCACAGAATATTACAACTTTCCTTACCAAAGCCTATGGAAAATACATCCGAGGGATTATCTGATGTACTGAATATTGAAGAAATGGAAGAAATCCTGATTAAGAAAGCTTTAAAGAAACATCAGGGCAATATATCTTCGGCAGCAGAAGATTTAGGACTTTCGCGTGCAGCACTTTACCGCAGAATGGAAAAATTTGGAATCTGA